In Drosophila yakuba strain Tai18E2 chromosome X, Prin_Dyak_Tai18E2_2.1, whole genome shotgun sequence, a single genomic region encodes these proteins:
- the LOC6525701 gene encoding O-acyltransferase like protein translates to MLLVLLLIQIIAVLGDVGNCESKSLLKDLIEMVPQHQNATMSKCEEQLLELRKAWQDQQSWALKAIDASGEGYSNFMMGQSTWLGNRFTCRAVNEPMLRDMTSSNFRLLRAVSPIKFHYLVAYIESNSPWQLEVTIKENPLLHIGLCMPTTCDVPEVEQLIRRAMAEKGSFHCWDMDAKLAYAKKPELKSHFFDSGAVQMLFVVAGVTFLLTLVASTGLGQHSRILACFDLGANWQLAWKPVNPSQENRPINGLRVFTAFSLIGVHVIWYKYFSVDQSVEMLSKLVSMTMRHTYWPSMVEIFFVVSGYLTVLNFIKDEQLQKDIASDGLLGNGRRYLRQFIHRYCRLAPLQFVIILTGVVVIEYQRQVSVLHITDPQDELCRRNAVRNFLFIQNLFPIQVMCGSWTWSLGCDMQLHMMAMLLLFTHTKHPNMVRWLIHLLLVFSALLSIVMMEIKEVGSNFEQLFHTNEWSYMSPFIRMLAYIIGGSYAYSHVKGTRTPFDLVMPNWWVRLLAIVGIGWLTSQVAMDELPATSIIVTFMVILRVVVTTSASHLIICGTKSDNSDSYAPTRWLLALLQSELVQRISKFTYAIYLLNPIVIMYFYHSFNNDVKPDNTMIIMLTISCSVVCYLLAIVMTVFFEIPFNRLISLIIKSRSTIPTKKSQ, encoded by the exons ATGCTCCTCGTTCTGCTACTTATCCAAATTATCGCCGTGCTCGGCGATGTCGGGAACTGTGAATCAAAATCCCTGCTCAAGGACCTCATCGAAATGGTTCCTCAACATCAAAATGCCACAATGTCCAAGTGTGAGGAGCAGCTGTTGGAACTGAGAAAAGCTTGGCAGGATCAGCAGTCCTGGGCACTGAAAG CTATTGACGCCTCCGGCGAGGGCTACTCCAACTTTATGATGGGCCAGAGCACCTGGCTGGGCAACAGATTCACCTGCCGCGCCGTCAATGAGCCGATGCTCCGGGATATGACCTCCAGCAATTTTCGCCTGCTGCGCGCAGTTTCGCCCATTAAATTCCACTATCTGGTGGCCTACATAGAATCCAATTCGCCGTGGCAACTGGAGGTGACCATCAAAGAGAATCCCCTGCTGCACATTGGCCTCTGTATGCCCACGACCTGTGACGTCCCGGAGGTGGAGCAACTCATCCGAAGAGCGATGGCCGAGAAAGGGTCCTTCCACTGCTGGGATATGGATGCCAAGTTGGCTTATGCCAAGAAACCAGAGCTTAAATCCCATTTCTTTGATAGTGGAGCTGTGCAAATGCTCTTTGTAGTGGCTGGTGTGACCTTCCTATTGACTCTCGTGGCCTCCACTGGCCTTGGCCAACACTCACGCATCCTGGCCTGCTTTGATCTGGGCGCCAACTGGCAGCTGGCCTGGAAGCCAGTTAATCCCAGCCAGGAGAATAGACCCATCAATGGACTGCGAGTGTTCACCGCCTTCTCATTGATTGGCGTCCATGTGATCTGGTACAAGTACTTCTCGGTGGATCAGTCGGTCGAGATGCTGAGCAAGCTGGTGTCGATGACCATGCGGCATACCTACTGGCCCAGCATGGTGGAGATCTTTTTTGTGGTCAG TGGTTACTTGACGGTTTTGAATTTCATCAAGGATGAGCAACTGCAAAAGGATATCGCCAGCGATGGACTCCTGGGTAACGGGCGTCGCTACCTCAGACAGTTCATCCATCGATACTGCCGGCTGGCTCCGCTGCAATTTGTGATCATACTGACGGGTGTGGTCGTCATCGAGTACCAGCGTCAAGTGTCCGTTTTGCATATAACCGATCCGCAGGACGAGCTGTGCCGTCGCAACGCCGTACGCAACTTTTTGTTCATCCAGAACCTGTTTCCCATTCAGGTGATGTGCGGATCGTGGACCTGGTCGCTGGGCTGCGACATGCAGCTGCACATGATGgcgatgctgctgctcttcaCGCACACCAAGCACCCAAATATGGTCAGGTGGTTAATCcatctgctgctggtgttcAGCGCCTTGCTGTCGATTGTCATGATGGAGATCAAGGAGGTGGGCTCCAATTTCGAGCAGCTATTCCACACCAACGAGTGGTCGTACATGAGCCCGTTCATCCGCATGCTCGCCTACATAATTGGTGGCTCCTATGCCTACTCCCACGTCAAGGGTACGCGCACTCCCTTCGATTTGGTAATGCCAAATTGGTGGGTCAGATTGTTGGCCATTGTGGGCATTGGCTGGCTGACAAGTCAGGTGGCCATGGATGAGCTGCCAGCCACCAGTATTATTGTCACATTCATGGTCATTCTGCGAGTTGTGGTGACCACATCGGCCAGCCATCTCATCATCTGCGGCACCAAGTCGGACAACAGCGACTCATATGCTCCTACGCGCTGGCTGCTGGCGCTCCTGCAGTCGGAGCTGGTGCAGCGGATCAGCAAGTTCACCTACGCCATCTACCTGCTGAATCCCATTGTCATCATGTACTTCTACCACTCCTTCAACAATGATGTTAAACCGGACAACACCATGATA ATAATGCTGACCATCTCCTGTTCGGTGGTGTGCTACCTTTTGGCCATCGTAATGACGGTGTTCTTCGAGATTCCCTTCAATCGGCTGATCAGTCTGATAATTAAGTCTAGATCCACTATTCCAACAAAAAAGAGCCAATAG